From Pseudoalteromonas sp. R3, one genomic window encodes:
- a CDS encoding DUF4426 domain-containing protein yields the protein MKPFLTLISMLAMLLLAQPAQASNPQGGQYKQLGDWQVHYIAFPSTFIQPNIASAYGLTRSNSKAIINISVLADDANNTAQRATLTGQARNLIGNKTTLTFKEVVEGDAVYYLAQMDVDHEDTYRFEVTIQQGNTRHVLKFQQKFYVD from the coding sequence ATGAAACCCTTTTTGACACTTATTTCAATGCTGGCCATGCTGCTTTTAGCTCAGCCAGCACAGGCTTCCAATCCACAAGGAGGCCAATACAAACAACTCGGCGACTGGCAGGTACACTATATCGCCTTCCCGTCGACCTTTATTCAGCCAAATATTGCCAGCGCATATGGGTTAACCCGCAGCAACAGCAAGGCCATCATTAATATTTCCGTGCTGGCTGATGATGCCAACAACACAGCGCAGCGCGCCACGCTCACCGGTCAGGCGCGCAACCTGATCGGCAACAAAACCACCTTAACATTTAAAGAAGTGGTTGAAGGCGATGCGGTATACTATCTCGCGCAGATGGATGTGGATCACGAAGACACCTATCGCTTCGAAGTCACCATCCAGCAGGGTAACACGCGCCACGTGCTCAAATTTCAGCAAAAGTTTTATGTAGATTAA
- a CDS encoding PilT/PilU family type 4a pilus ATPase — MELEHYLQMMKDKGASDLFVSAGLPVSAKIDGELRALDDDVLDAEASLAMVESAMSDKQKQLFHDEKECNFAVANEIGRFRVSAFWQRDCAGMVIRRIVTDIPEVTDLGLPSVLTDVIMSKRGLVLFVGGTGTGKSTSLAALLGYRNRNQRGHILTIEDPIEFVHQHRKSIITQREVGLDTESFEAALKSSLRQAPDVILIGEIRSRETMEYALSFAETGHLCVATLHANNANQAIDRIMHLVPKEKHDKLKYDLALNLRAIVAQQLVPSAKGEGREAAIEVLLNSPMIAELIKKGDIGSIKETMSKSKEMGMQTFDQALFDLYKQQRINYADALHHADSPNDLRLMIKLQNNEQQGAGFLQGVTVDGLDDKKR; from the coding sequence ATGGAGCTTGAACATTATCTGCAAATGATGAAAGACAAAGGCGCATCAGATTTGTTTGTGTCAGCCGGATTGCCTGTGAGTGCTAAAATTGACGGCGAGTTACGTGCATTGGATGACGATGTGCTCGATGCTGAGGCATCGCTGGCTATGGTTGAGTCGGCCATGAGTGACAAGCAAAAGCAGCTGTTTCACGACGAAAAAGAGTGCAACTTTGCTGTGGCGAACGAGATTGGTCGTTTCCGGGTGTCTGCATTTTGGCAACGCGATTGTGCGGGTATGGTGATCCGCCGTATCGTAACGGATATTCCTGAAGTAACCGATTTAGGTCTGCCTTCGGTATTGACCGATGTGATCATGTCTAAGCGTGGTCTGGTATTGTTTGTTGGTGGAACCGGTACGGGTAAGTCAACCTCATTGGCGGCTTTACTGGGCTATCGCAATCGTAACCAACGCGGTCATATTCTGACTATCGAAGACCCCATTGAATTTGTTCACCAGCATCGCAAAAGTATCATTACGCAGCGAGAAGTCGGGCTGGATACAGAAAGCTTTGAAGCAGCATTAAAAAGCTCCTTACGTCAGGCACCCGATGTGATCCTGATTGGTGAAATCCGCTCCCGGGAGACCATGGAATATGCCTTAAGTTTTGCTGAGACTGGCCACTTATGCGTTGCGACTTTACACGCCAACAATGCTAACCAGGCGATTGACCGGATCATGCACCTGGTGCCAAAGGAAAAGCACGATAAGCTGAAGTATGACCTGGCATTGAACCTGCGCGCCATTGTTGCGCAGCAACTGGTTCCGTCGGCCAAAGGGGAAGGGCGTGAAGCGGCCATTGAAGTATTGCTTAACTCTCCGATGATCGCGGAGTTAATCAAAAAAGGGGATATTGGATCAATTAAAGAAACCATGTCTAAGTCCAAAGAAATGGGTATGCAAACCTTTGATCAGGCGTTGTTTGATTTATACAAGCAACAAAGGATCAACTATGCCGATGCATTACACCATGCCGATTCACCCAACGATCTTCGTCTGATGATTAAATTGCAGAACAATGAGCAGCAGGGCGCGGGCTTTTTGCAAGGGGTTACTGTTGACGGCCTGGACGATAAAAAGCGCTGA
- a CDS encoding YggS family pyridoxal phosphate-dependent enzyme gives MVTIAERLNNAYDRIAKAQQKCATDQEVALLAVSKTKPVELIEQAYAAGQRRFGESYVQEAVDKVRYFQPQKDIEWHFIGPIQSNKSRQIAEHFSWVQSVDRLKIARRLNEQRPNNLMPINVLIQVNISNDEQKSGCALDELDELAAYIDGARQLELRGLMTITAQTDDAQQQLEYFSQMKACFDKLKTQYQQLDTLSMGMSGDLEMAVQGGATMVRIGTDIFGKRQ, from the coding sequence ATGGTTACAATAGCAGAACGGCTGAACAACGCCTATGATCGCATAGCAAAAGCACAGCAAAAGTGTGCCACAGACCAAGAGGTCGCATTGCTGGCCGTATCAAAAACCAAACCGGTCGAACTCATTGAGCAAGCATACGCTGCCGGGCAGCGCCGGTTTGGTGAGTCCTATGTTCAGGAAGCAGTCGACAAAGTCCGCTACTTTCAGCCGCAAAAAGACATTGAGTGGCATTTCATTGGTCCCATTCAATCTAACAAATCGCGCCAGATTGCAGAGCACTTTTCCTGGGTGCAAAGTGTCGATCGCCTCAAGATCGCACGTCGTCTGAATGAGCAAAGACCCAATAATCTGATGCCGATTAACGTTCTGATCCAGGTGAATATCAGTAACGACGAGCAAAAATCAGGATGTGCTCTGGATGAGCTTGATGAACTGGCCGCCTATATCGACGGCGCGCGTCAGCTGGAGCTGCGTGGACTCATGACAATCACAGCGCAAACCGATGATGCCCAACAACAGCTGGAATATTTTAGCCAAATGAAGGCTTGCTTTGATAAACTAAAGACTCAATATCAACAGCTGGATACCTTGTCGATGGGCATGAGTGGCGATCTTGAAATGGCAGTTCAGGGTGGTGCAACCATGGTACGCATAGGCACGGACATTTTTGGCAAACGACAATAA
- the proC gene encoding pyrroline-5-carboxylate reductase, translating into MANKTIAFIGTGNMSYAIIGGMIKNGFAPQSIIATNRNAEKLAKAHADFGVRTEQDNLKAVQQADVIVLSVKPQMMADLCQTFVDAGLDISDKLFVSVAAGITVKRLREMLAQDVKLVRCMPNTPSLLGRGVSGLFAADISDEEKTYIEQVFSSTGIAIWLDKESQINDVIAVTGSSPAYFFLFMEAIEEKAIALGFSPQQARALVQQTALGAAEMALSQQDISIEQLRANVTSKGGTTHAAVEHLKANQLPQTVADAMDACIARAEEMEQQI; encoded by the coding sequence ATGGCTAATAAAACGATTGCATTTATCGGGACCGGAAACATGAGCTACGCCATCATTGGCGGCATGATAAAAAACGGCTTTGCTCCACAGAGCATCATCGCAACCAATCGCAACGCTGAGAAGCTCGCTAAGGCCCATGCCGATTTCGGGGTGCGTACCGAACAAGACAACCTAAAAGCAGTTCAACAAGCCGATGTCATCGTACTGTCTGTGAAACCACAGATGATGGCCGATCTGTGTCAGACCTTTGTCGATGCCGGGCTGGATATCAGCGATAAGCTGTTTGTGTCTGTTGCGGCAGGGATCACCGTCAAACGCCTCAGAGAAATGCTGGCACAAGACGTTAAGCTTGTGCGCTGCATGCCGAACACCCCGTCACTACTTGGGCGTGGCGTGTCAGGTCTGTTTGCCGCTGATATCAGTGATGAAGAAAAAACCTATATTGAGCAAGTATTTTCATCAACTGGCATCGCTATTTGGCTGGATAAAGAATCACAAATCAACGATGTTATTGCCGTCACAGGGTCGTCACCTGCCTACTTTTTCCTGTTTATGGAAGCCATTGAAGAAAAAGCCATTGCGCTGGGCTTTTCACCACAACAGGCGCGTGCACTGGTGCAACAAACCGCACTGGGCGCTGCAGAGATGGCGCTTTCTCAGCAAGACATCAGTATTGAGCAATTGCGTGCTAACGTTACCTCCAAAGGCGGTACCACACACGCAGCCGTTGAACATTTAAAAGCAAATCAGCTACCACAAACTGTAGCCGATGCCATGGATGCCTGTATTGCACGGGCAGAAGAAATGGAACAACAAATCTAG
- a CDS encoding type IV pilus twitching motility protein PilT — protein sequence MDITELLAFSVQHKASDLHLSSGVSPMIRVDGDVRRVNIPALEAKDVNSLVYDIMNDNQRKDYEQNLEVDFSFEVPNLARFRVNAFNASRGPAAVFRTIPSSVLTLEDLGAPDIFRKISDCPRGLVLVTGPTGSGKSTTLAAMVDYINSNKHHHILTIEDPIEFVHDNKLSLINQREVHRDTHSFNAALRSALREDPDVILVGELRDLETIRLAMTAAETGHLVFGTLHTTSAPKTIDRIIDVFPGEEKDMVRSMLSESLQAVISQTLVKKVGGGRVAAHEIMMGIPAIRNLIREDKIAQMYSSIQTGAMHGMQTMDQCLTNLVNRGLITNQDAQAKAHDKSQFGTTY from the coding sequence ATGGATATTACTGAATTATTGGCCTTTAGTGTGCAACACAAAGCATCGGATTTACACCTTTCGTCGGGGGTTTCACCGATGATCCGTGTCGATGGCGATGTACGCCGGGTAAACATTCCTGCACTGGAAGCGAAGGACGTTAACAGCCTCGTTTACGATATTATGAATGATAACCAGCGTAAGGACTATGAGCAAAATCTTGAGGTGGATTTCTCGTTTGAAGTACCCAATCTGGCGCGTTTTCGTGTTAATGCGTTTAACGCCAGTCGCGGCCCTGCGGCGGTGTTTCGGACCATTCCCAGCTCAGTGCTGACATTAGAAGACCTTGGGGCGCCCGACATCTTCCGAAAAATTTCGGATTGTCCGCGTGGTTTAGTGCTGGTCACCGGACCTACAGGGTCGGGTAAGTCAACAACGCTGGCTGCGATGGTGGATTACATCAACAGCAACAAGCATCACCATATTCTGACCATTGAAGATCCAATTGAATTTGTGCACGACAACAAGTTAAGCCTGATCAATCAGCGTGAAGTGCACCGTGACACGCACAGTTTTAATGCTGCACTGCGCAGTGCGCTGCGTGAAGACCCGGATGTTATTCTGGTGGGGGAGCTGCGTGATTTGGAAACCATCAGACTGGCTATGACTGCCGCAGAAACCGGTCACCTGGTGTTCGGCACACTACATACTACCTCAGCTCCTAAAACCATTGACCGTATCATAGACGTTTTCCCTGGTGAGGAAAAAGACATGGTGCGCTCTATGCTGTCTGAATCATTGCAGGCGGTTATTTCGCAAACTCTGGTGAAAAAAGTCGGCGGCGGTCGGGTAGCCGCTCATGAGATCATGATGGGGATCCCGGCAATTCGTAACCTGATCCGTGAAGACAAAATTGCGCAAATGTATTCGTCCATTCAGACCGGTGCAATGCACGGTATGCAGACCATGGATCAGTGTCTCACCAATTTGGTGAATCGTGGCCTTATCACTAATCAGGATGCGCAGGCGAAAGCCCATGATAAGAGTCAATTCGGTACCACATATTAA
- a CDS encoding YggT family protein → MNAMQFLVGIIFDLFLMVVLLRFWLQLVKADFYNPLSQAVIKATSFAVNPLRKLIPGLGGLDLASLVLALLVGFAKMSVLMLMFGGYWDAMQAAISGALTVIKEAFSLVFWVLVIRAILSWVAQGYNPIAAVFDQLTEPMLRPIRKIIPPLGGLDLSILVVLIGMQFLQILVMDLLR, encoded by the coding sequence ATGAACGCCATGCAATTTTTGGTAGGGATTATTTTTGACCTGTTTTTGATGGTCGTACTGTTGCGTTTTTGGCTACAATTAGTCAAAGCGGATTTTTATAACCCGCTGAGTCAGGCCGTGATCAAAGCGACCTCTTTCGCCGTTAACCCATTGCGAAAACTGATCCCGGGGTTAGGCGGGCTGGACCTGGCATCTCTGGTACTGGCGCTGTTGGTCGGCTTTGCCAAAATGTCGGTACTGATGCTGATGTTTGGTGGCTACTGGGATGCCATGCAGGCAGCCATTTCAGGTGCCCTGACCGTGATCAAAGAAGCCTTCTCACTGGTGTTCTGGGTATTAGTTATCCGTGCCATTTTGAGCTGGGTGGCACAGGGCTATAACCCGATTGCCGCGGTATTTGATCAGCTTACTGAACCTATGTTGCGCCCAATTCGTAAAATTATCCCACCGCTGGGCGGCCTGGATTTGTCGATACTGGTGGTACTGATTGGCATGCAGTTTTTACAGATTTTAGTGATGGACCTGCTTCGTTAA
- the rdgB gene encoding RdgB/HAM1 family non-canonical purine NTP pyrophosphatase yields the protein MTRQIVLATGNPGKVAELGSMLKDLNIEILPQSQFNVGDVEETGTTFVENAIIKARHAAKITGLPAIADDSGLEVDALKGAPGVYSARYAGAGASDQDNIDKLLEAMTDVTERTARFWCVLVYMRHADDPTPVICQASWEGRITDDQQGLQGFGYDPVFWVEQTQCTSAQLSKEEKNARSHRGQALQQLLAHFKGQL from the coding sequence ATGACCAGACAAATCGTTCTCGCTACCGGCAATCCGGGCAAAGTCGCCGAGCTTGGCAGCATGCTCAAAGATCTGAATATCGAAATCCTGCCGCAAAGCCAGTTTAACGTGGGGGATGTCGAAGAAACCGGCACTACCTTTGTGGAAAATGCCATTATCAAAGCCCGTCATGCAGCCAAAATTACCGGCTTGCCAGCCATTGCAGATGATTCCGGTCTTGAAGTTGATGCCCTCAAAGGCGCGCCTGGAGTGTATTCGGCGCGCTATGCAGGTGCAGGAGCCAGCGACCAGGACAATATCGATAAACTGCTTGAAGCAATGACAGACGTTACAGAGCGGACTGCACGATTCTGGTGCGTACTGGTTTACATGCGCCACGCCGATGACCCTACGCCGGTCATTTGTCAGGCCAGCTGGGAGGGGCGCATTACCGACGATCAGCAAGGTTTACAGGGTTTCGGCTATGACCCGGTTTTCTGGGTTGAACAAACGCAATGCACCTCAGCTCAGCTGAGTAAAGAAGAGAAAAATGCCCGCAGTCACCGCGGTCAGGCATTACAGCAACTGCTGGCGCATTTTAAAGGTCAGCTGTGA
- the hemW gene encoding radical SAM family heme chaperone HemW produces the protein MKLPPLSLYIHVPWCVQKCPYCDFNSHGQKGEIPEQEYIQHLLADLRADLSLVQGRKLHSIFIGGGTPSLLSGAAYTQLLGEIEALIGFADDIEITLEANPGTVETDRFKHYVAAGINRISIGVQSLQADKLKALGRIHGEQEARHAAFEAHDAGLNSFNMDLMHGLPDQSVADALSDLQQVIDLNPPHLSWYQLTIEPNTQFASKPPTLPQDDILWDIQEQGQALLAKHGYQQYEISGYAKAGYQCRHNLNYWQFGDYLGIGCGAHGKITQPDSNEIVRTVKVKHPRGYMDLTKPYLYDSWQVKPADRPFEFFMNCFRLQAPCTKQDFCDYTGLSLSEIEPAIARAIEQKLLIDQGDSWLVTIKGHRYLNDLLELFV, from the coding sequence GTGAAACTCCCACCGTTAAGCTTGTACATTCACGTGCCCTGGTGCGTGCAAAAATGCCCTTATTGCGACTTTAACAGCCATGGCCAAAAAGGCGAGATCCCGGAGCAGGAGTATATTCAGCACCTGCTTGCGGACTTGCGAGCCGACCTGTCTCTGGTACAGGGTCGTAAACTCCACAGTATCTTTATCGGTGGGGGAACCCCCAGCCTGCTCAGTGGCGCAGCCTACACTCAGTTACTGGGAGAAATTGAAGCGCTGATAGGCTTTGCTGATGACATAGAAATCACCCTGGAAGCTAACCCGGGTACGGTGGAAACGGATCGCTTTAAACACTATGTTGCTGCCGGTATCAACCGTATCTCTATCGGCGTGCAGAGCTTGCAAGCAGATAAGTTAAAAGCGCTGGGCCGTATTCATGGTGAACAAGAAGCCCGACATGCCGCCTTTGAAGCCCATGATGCCGGACTTAATAGCTTCAATATGGATCTGATGCATGGTCTGCCGGATCAGTCCGTTGCAGATGCACTAAGCGATCTTCAACAGGTGATAGATCTGAACCCACCCCATTTATCCTGGTATCAGCTCACCATTGAACCCAACACTCAGTTTGCATCTAAGCCACCGACCTTGCCTCAGGATGACATCCTGTGGGATATCCAGGAGCAAGGCCAGGCTTTGCTTGCCAAACATGGCTATCAGCAATACGAAATTTCCGGCTATGCCAAGGCCGGTTACCAATGTCGGCATAACCTGAATTACTGGCAATTCGGCGATTATCTGGGCATTGGCTGCGGAGCTCATGGCAAAATCACCCAACCAGATAGCAATGAAATAGTGCGTACCGTCAAGGTCAAACATCCGCGCGGCTACATGGATCTCACTAAACCCTATTTATACGACAGTTGGCAGGTAAAACCCGCCGATCGCCCGTTTGAGTTCTTTATGAACTGTTTTCGCTTACAGGCGCCATGTACAAAACAGGATTTTTGCGATTATACCGGCTTATCCCTGAGCGAAATTGAACCAGCAATTGCCCGGGCGATTGAACAAAAACTGCTAATAGACCAGGGCGATTCATGGTTGGTAACAATTAAGGGCCACAGATATCTCAATGACCTGCTAGAATTGTTCGTCTGA